The Metabacillus litoralis genome contains a region encoding:
- a CDS encoding type III polyketide synthase, which translates to MVYALSVGKAIPQYEISQDTTVEFAKEIFHDSFKDLERLLPVFKNGEIEKRQFAEPLEWYKQTHTFEEKNELYIDRAVTYGVEAVKNCLTNHTLLQQDIHYNEIDAIFFISTTGISTPSIDAKIMNCLPFKETTKRIPIWGLGCAGGAAGLSRAYEYCLAFPKAMVLVISVELCSLTFQHDDKTKSNLIGTSLFADGVACTCITGSHVNWKKRSKLSSLPRLLGTRSTFMKDSEDVMGWNIKNNGLYVVFSRDIPSIIKKWLKPQVIDFLKEYDLEVENINHFIAHPGGKKVLDAYMDGLGFNEHHLHISKEVLVKHGNMSSVTVMYVLEQYLKREIGKPGEYGLIGALGPGFSSEMLLVKWEGK; encoded by the coding sequence ATGGTCTATGCGTTATCCGTTGGAAAGGCTATTCCACAATATGAAATAAGTCAGGATACAACTGTTGAGTTTGCAAAAGAAATATTTCATGACTCTTTTAAAGATCTTGAACGGCTTCTACCCGTATTTAAAAACGGTGAAATAGAAAAAAGACAATTTGCAGAACCTCTTGAATGGTATAAGCAAACACATACATTTGAAGAAAAGAATGAACTGTATATTGATAGAGCCGTAACGTATGGTGTTGAAGCAGTGAAAAATTGTTTGACTAATCATACATTGTTACAGCAGGACATTCATTATAACGAAATAGATGCCATTTTCTTCATTAGTACAACAGGAATCTCCACACCTAGTATTGATGCTAAAATTATGAATTGCTTACCCTTTAAAGAAACGACTAAACGCATCCCTATCTGGGGATTAGGATGTGCTGGGGGTGCAGCAGGATTATCCAGAGCATATGAATATTGTCTGGCGTTTCCTAAAGCAATGGTTCTCGTTATATCCGTTGAGCTTTGTAGCCTTACTTTTCAGCATGACGATAAGACGAAAAGTAACCTAATTGGAACGTCATTGTTTGCTGATGGTGTTGCTTGTACATGTATCACAGGAAGTCATGTGAACTGGAAGAAACGATCAAAATTGTCTTCACTGCCAAGATTGTTGGGCACAAGATCGACATTTATGAAAGATTCTGAAGATGTAATGGGATGGAATATTAAAAATAATGGTTTATATGTTGTTTTTTCTCGTGACATTCCCTCTATTATTAAAAAATGGTTGAAACCACAAGTAATAGATTTCTTAAAGGAATACGACCTTGAAGTAGAAAATATCAATCATTTTATTGCTCATCCTGGTGGTAAAAAGGTGCTTGATGCATATATGGATGGTCTTGGTTTTAATGAACATCATTTGCATATTTCAAAAGAAGTCTTGGTCAAACACGGAAATATGTCATCAGTAACGGTTATGTATGTTTTAGAACAATATTTAAAACGTGAAATTGGTAAACCAGGTGAATATGGCTTAATTGGAGCACTTGGTCCAGGATTCAGTTCTGAAATGCTACTCGTTAAATGGGAGGGAAAATAA
- a CDS encoding methionine aminopeptidase: MMFRWMEKRRKNHIEKMKSLGKCPDCRGYGVVIVPMHYIGSNVECYTCKGTGEYSVWENNR; the protein is encoded by the coding sequence ATGATGTTTAGGTGGATGGAAAAAAGAAGGAAAAATCACATTGAAAAAATGAAGAGCCTTGGAAAATGCCCTGATTGTCGTGGATATGGAGTTGTTATTGTGCCAATGCATTATATTGGGAGTAATGTAGAGTGTTATACGTGTAAAGGCACAGGAGAATACTCTGTTTGGGAAAATAATAGATAG
- a CDS encoding xanthine phosphoribosyltransferase yields the protein MELLRRKIEKEGIVLSDGVLKVDSFLNHQIDPVLMKEIGLEFARRFKNEGITKIVTIESSGIPPAVMAALELGVKVIFARKKKSLTLTDNLLVSTVYSFTKQEENTISVSHQFLDETDNVLIIDDFLANGEAAKGLIDIVKQSGASVMGIGIVIEKSFQKGSTELKELGYRVESLARIASLAEGKVNFVEELEEVTS from the coding sequence ATGGAGCTGCTTAGAAGAAAAATCGAAAAAGAAGGTATTGTTCTTTCTGACGGTGTATTAAAAGTTGATTCATTTCTTAATCATCAAATTGATCCAGTGCTTATGAAAGAAATAGGTTTAGAGTTTGCTAGACGCTTTAAAAACGAGGGGATTACAAAGATTGTTACGATTGAATCATCGGGAATTCCTCCAGCTGTTATGGCAGCGTTGGAACTTGGAGTAAAAGTGATATTTGCTAGAAAAAAGAAGTCTCTAACGTTAACAGATAATCTATTGGTATCCACTGTTTATTCTTTTACAAAACAAGAAGAAAATACGATCTCTGTTTCACATCAATTTTTAGATGAAACTGACAATGTGTTAATTATTGATGATTTTTTAGCAAATGGTGAAGCCGCAAAAGGACTAATTGACATCGTTAAGCAATCAGGTGCATCTGTAATGGGAATTGGAATTGTCATTGAAAAGTCATTCCAAAAAGGTTCGACTGAATTGAAGGAATTAGGATATCGAGTAGAATCATTAGCAAGAATAGCGTCATTAGCAGAGGGTAAAGTAAATTTTGTTGAAGAGCTTGAGGAGGTTACATCATGA
- a CDS encoding DUF2533 family protein, translated as MSNVHEAISQHSKNQHHHIQAYLKLEEKREALIEEAIFLCVNAKPFEVEQINIVTKEMNELASKGIVPTRKLVTKKMVEEFVVKKYGK; from the coding sequence TTGAGTAATGTACATGAAGCAATTTCACAACATAGTAAAAACCAACATCACCATATTCAAGCATATTTGAAGCTTGAAGAAAAAAGGGAAGCTCTAATTGAGGAAGCGATCTTCTTATGTGTGAATGCGAAGCCTTTTGAGGTAGAGCAAATTAATATCGTGACTAAAGAAATGAACGAGCTTGCATCAAAGGGAATTGTGCCAACACGCAAGCTTGTGACTAAGAAAATGGTTGAAGAATTTGTAGTAAAGAAATATGGTAAATAA
- a CDS encoding isoprenylcysteine carboxyl methyltransferase family protein, with protein MFYLLFSLLIVQRLTELFIAKKNEKWMINRGGVEHGNEHYPFIVSLHVLFLISLLLEVIIFQKELTELWVVLVPLLVITQLMRYWSVMSLGNYWNTKIIIVPNDIVVSKGPYQFIKHPNYVVVAVEILIIPLLFEAYITSLVFTMLNVVMMTIRIPAEEKALQTYTNYQEVFTVKSRFLPKKR; from the coding sequence TTGTTTTATCTTTTATTTTCATTATTAATTGTTCAGCGACTAACTGAGCTATTTATTGCGAAAAAGAATGAAAAGTGGATGATAAATAGGGGAGGAGTAGAACATGGTAATGAGCATTACCCATTTATTGTATCCCTACACGTCCTGTTTCTTATCTCGCTTTTATTAGAGGTAATTATCTTTCAAAAAGAATTAACTGAGCTTTGGGTTGTGCTAGTACCACTTCTAGTTATAACACAATTGATGAGATACTGGTCGGTTATGTCTCTCGGAAATTACTGGAATACAAAGATTATTATCGTTCCAAATGATATTGTCGTTTCAAAAGGACCATATCAATTTATCAAACACCCTAATTATGTTGTAGTTGCAGTAGAAATTCTAATTATTCCTCTGTTATTTGAGGCATATATCACATCATTAGTGTTTACCATGCTAAATGTAGTTATGATGACAATTAGAATACCGGCTGAAGAAAAAGCGCTTCAAACATATACAAATTATCAAGAAGTATTTACAGTAAAATCAAGATTCCTACCTAAAAAAAGATAA
- a CDS encoding helix-turn-helix domain-containing protein translates to MAYKAKKSNLKELLTKSNTELDVLANKTNIPIEQLHDYLDKKVMNLNNAMTISKELNCTVEDLYVWKVSGE, encoded by the coding sequence TTGGCGTATAAAGCAAAGAAAAGTAATCTTAAAGAACTATTAACCAAAAGTAACACTGAGCTTGATGTTCTGGCGAATAAAACAAATATTCCAATAGAACAGCTACATGACTATCTAGACAAAAAGGTCATGAATCTTAATAACGCAATGACAATTTCAAAAGAATTAAACTGTACAGTTGAAGATCTTTACGTATGGAAAGTTTCCGGAGAGTGA
- a CDS encoding dynamin family protein, producing MTTAVKSKDLMQIVINLHDEIKKHDTENAHKLVELANKLYHQKLYVAFAGHFSAGKSSMINKLLDEQILPTSPIPTSANLVLLERGQEQVTLYSSAKESIELAGDYSIEQVKEYCKQGDEIERISIKKPYQNLEEDIVIMDSPGIDSTDAAHKLSTESMLHIADTIFYVTDYNHVQSEENLSFIKEMKDRNKVIFLIVNQIDKHVEKEIEFNHFKKHIEDSFAEVGLHPQDVFFTTLKDDQHPANQLEQVKDLIKVIVEDKKRYIDQNVHDSVTQVVKEHLEKYEDQLNLTDVDEKEVRDRLTTLLEQKQTIEKKIKKEEKIIENLTAETNDKVSAILKSANLIPYETREKAAAYIEAVDPSFKIGFLFTKSKTDQERDRRKNELYESLKQNIETQISWHFQSLLKEYLKTYEIHDPEVIQQVQSFSVKVTEQIITDAMKAGASYNNQYVLTYSSDVSELIKKHSKQQVMSVFQKIIDYVRESRQNELETIYKDLTNCKVEMAKSEELVSKFENLSNYEENILNVKHGKLVESLDDQKWLEENQFYKKSVRTLELDEALEGIVQPSKSDLDDPKTEQPLGNRDEFIQQAENMLKALENIRGFKQFTDSLEGKIKSYKNRSFTVALFGAFSAGKSSFANALIGERLLPSSPNPTTATINKIAPVTNEKHHGLVEVKLKSKEALQKEVIESIPTLSDKDTSTFEVFVKSVLNHQGKDQNEIDQLTKYKTALPDYQSLTTSGLLLTSSKETFKDFVANENKACLVEEVIVYFDCPITRAGITLVDTPGADSLHKRHTDVAFQYIKKADAILYVTYYNHPFSKGDREFLRQLGRVKDSFTLDKMFFIINAVDLAKDEEEVELVKAYIRDQFLKHEIRNVRLYGVSSLNILSENLTNEKDYATFKQQFDTFIKEELTNTTIISIREDLRRSKERIEALIDAAEKSGIEKEQIRKNLLNEKQKVKEELTQVTNQHLMKTVTQEIEELVFYLKQRLFFRFNEFFKESFHPSVFHQTSDTQQALQTCLNDLVRTVEFELVQELQATSLRIENVIKKTFDDEYIRISQLIKKQSQSITLSSVEIEEILTPDISVEFSRDMIEKLKPSLKLFKNTKSFFEKNEKKLMGEDLTERFNEPVSKVLDNYNQKFADYYQHTVMQMHSSLIQQITVQTEESFGALLDIQFEDTGHLKQEQSNLSQVIGLLA from the coding sequence ATGACAACGGCTGTGAAATCGAAAGACTTAATGCAAATCGTTATAAATCTTCATGACGAAATAAAAAAGCATGATACTGAAAATGCTCATAAGTTAGTTGAGCTTGCTAACAAGCTTTATCATCAGAAACTATATGTGGCCTTTGCTGGACATTTTTCCGCTGGTAAGTCATCTATGATTAATAAGCTTTTAGATGAACAAATACTTCCAACAAGTCCTATTCCAACAAGTGCTAACTTAGTACTATTAGAAAGAGGTCAAGAGCAAGTCACTCTTTATTCGTCTGCAAAAGAAAGTATTGAGTTAGCGGGAGACTATTCAATCGAGCAAGTGAAAGAATATTGTAAGCAAGGTGACGAAATTGAAAGAATATCTATAAAAAAGCCTTACCAAAATCTTGAAGAAGATATTGTGATTATGGATTCGCCTGGAATCGATTCTACAGATGCAGCACATAAGTTATCGACTGAGTCCATGCTTCATATTGCCGACACCATTTTTTATGTTACAGACTATAACCATGTTCAATCTGAGGAAAATCTTTCATTCATAAAAGAAATGAAAGATCGAAATAAAGTGATTTTTCTTATTGTAAACCAAATTGATAAGCATGTAGAAAAGGAAATAGAATTTAACCATTTTAAAAAGCATATTGAAGATTCATTTGCTGAAGTTGGATTGCATCCGCAAGATGTCTTTTTTACAACATTAAAGGATGACCAACACCCAGCCAATCAACTGGAACAAGTAAAAGATCTTATTAAGGTGATTGTTGAGGATAAAAAACGCTATATAGATCAAAATGTTCATGATTCTGTTACACAAGTCGTGAAAGAACATTTAGAAAAATATGAAGATCAATTAAATTTAACCGATGTAGATGAAAAGGAAGTTCGTGATCGTTTAACCACACTTTTAGAGCAAAAACAAACGATTGAGAAAAAGATAAAGAAAGAAGAAAAAATAATTGAAAATTTAACTGCTGAAACAAATGATAAGGTGTCAGCTATTTTAAAAAGTGCAAATTTAATTCCTTATGAAACAAGAGAGAAAGCAGCAGCTTATATTGAGGCAGTTGATCCTTCATTTAAGATAGGATTTTTATTCACAAAATCAAAAACTGATCAAGAACGAGATAGAAGAAAGAACGAGTTGTATGAAAGCTTAAAACAAAATATCGAAACCCAAATATCTTGGCATTTTCAGTCATTACTAAAAGAGTATTTGAAAACATATGAAATACATGATCCAGAGGTCATTCAACAAGTACAATCATTTTCTGTTAAAGTTACAGAACAAATAATAACTGATGCTATGAAAGCAGGGGCCTCTTATAATAACCAGTACGTATTAACCTATTCATCTGATGTTAGTGAATTAATAAAAAAACATAGTAAACAACAAGTCATGAGCGTGTTTCAGAAAATAATTGATTATGTAAGAGAAAGTCGACAAAATGAGTTAGAAACGATCTATAAAGATCTAACTAACTGCAAAGTAGAGATGGCGAAATCTGAAGAGTTAGTAAGCAAATTTGAGAATCTTTCAAACTACGAAGAAAATATCTTGAACGTTAAACATGGAAAGCTTGTTGAATCTTTAGATGATCAAAAATGGCTGGAAGAAAACCAATTTTATAAAAAAAGTGTAAGAACTCTTGAACTTGATGAGGCTCTTGAGGGGATAGTTCAGCCTAGTAAGTCGGATTTAGATGATCCTAAGACGGAACAGCCTTTAGGGAATCGTGATGAATTTATTCAACAGGCAGAAAATATGTTAAAAGCACTCGAAAATATACGTGGCTTTAAACAATTCACAGATTCTTTAGAAGGAAAAATTAAGAGTTATAAAAACAGATCATTCACAGTTGCGTTGTTCGGGGCTTTTAGTGCAGGTAAATCTTCATTTGCAAATGCATTAATTGGTGAGAGGCTTTTACCTTCATCTCCTAATCCAACTACTGCCACAATAAATAAAATTGCGCCAGTGACAAATGAAAAACACCATGGGTTAGTTGAAGTAAAATTAAAGTCTAAGGAAGCATTACAAAAGGAAGTAATCGAAAGTATCCCTACATTAAGTGATAAGGACACCTCTACTTTTGAAGTATTCGTAAAAAGTGTGCTAAATCACCAGGGAAAAGATCAAAACGAAATAGACCAGTTAACTAAATATAAAACGGCTCTTCCTGATTATCAAAGCTTAACAACATCAGGTTTGTTACTTACTTCTTCAAAAGAAACATTTAAAGATTTTGTTGCGAATGAAAATAAGGCGTGTTTGGTTGAAGAAGTAATTGTATACTTTGATTGTCCAATTACAAGAGCAGGTATTACACTAGTTGATACCCCTGGGGCTGATTCTCTGCATAAGCGTCATACAGATGTTGCCTTTCAGTATATCAAAAAGGCAGACGCCATTCTTTATGTGACATATTATAACCATCCTTTTTCAAAAGGAGACCGCGAATTTTTAAGGCAACTGGGCAGGGTAAAGGATTCTTTTACATTAGACAAAATGTTCTTCATTATAAATGCAGTTGATTTAGCGAAAGATGAAGAAGAGGTTGAACTAGTTAAAGCATATATTCGTGATCAATTCTTAAAGCATGAAATACGTAATGTTCGTCTTTATGGAGTATCAAGTTTAAATATTCTTTCAGAGAACCTTACTAATGAAAAAGATTATGCAACTTTTAAACAGCAATTTGATACTTTCATTAAAGAAGAGCTTACAAACACGACAATCATCTCAATTAGGGAAGATTTAAGACGTTCTAAGGAACGAATCGAAGCGTTAATTGATGCTGCTGAAAAGAGTGGAATTGAAAAAGAACAAATACGAAAAAATCTGCTAAATGAAAAACAAAAAGTAAAAGAAGAATTAACACAAGTAACAAATCAACATCTAATGAAAACTGTCACACAGGAAATTGAGGAGCTTGTCTTTTATTTAAAGCAAAGATTGTTCTTCCGTTTTAATGAATTTTTTAAAGAAAGCTTTCATCCAAGTGTTTTTCATCAAACAAGTGATACACAGCAGGCTTTACAGACTTGCTTAAACGATTTAGTTAGAACAGTTGAGTTTGAGTTAGTTCAAGAATTACAAGCAACTTCTTTACGAATTGAAAATGTGATAAAGAAGACTTTTGATGATGAATATATAAGAATTTCTCAACTCATAAAGAAGCAATCTCAATCCATCACATTATCTAGTGTTGAGATTGAAGAAATTTTAACACCTGATATCTCAGTTGAGTTTTCTCGGGATATGATAGAGAAGCTAAAACCTTCGTTAAAGTTATTTAAGAATACAAAATCATTTTTTGAGAAAAATGAAAAGAAATTAATGGGGGAAGACCTAACGGAAAGATTTAATGAGCCAGTCTCAAAGGTATTAGATAACTATAATCAAAAATTTGCTGACTATTATCAACATACAGTGATGCAGATGCACTCAAGCTTAATTCAGCAAATTACGGTTCAAACAGAAGAAAGCTTTGGGGCCCTTCTTGATATTCAATTTGAAGATACAGGCCACTTAAAACAAGAGCAATCCAATCTCAGTCAAGTTATTGGACTTTTAGCTTAA
- a CDS encoding GNAT family N-acetyltransferase codes for MTVDKKAFIKEFTSKTGESVILRPVETRDAESIVLAVDQIIKSGSYIQKEAARSTQDEIKFIKHMELQDNMYVAVEINHQIVGIARVIRGELEMKRHTGLFRTWLVEAAQGKGIGTELLNYTIEWCKTHELHKLCLTVFASNGLAHKLYERFGFVEEGIQKDQVKINGKYDDEVFMAYFLK; via the coding sequence ATTACTGTGGATAAGAAAGCGTTCATAAAAGAGTTTACCTCAAAAACAGGTGAGTCAGTTATTCTTCGACCAGTTGAAACGAGAGATGCAGAATCAATCGTTCTTGCAGTGGATCAGATTATTAAGTCAGGTTCTTATATTCAAAAGGAAGCCGCTCGATCTACACAGGATGAAATCAAATTTATAAAGCATATGGAACTTCAAGATAATATGTATGTCGCTGTAGAGATAAATCATCAAATTGTAGGGATCGCACGCGTTATTAGGGGGGAGTTGGAAATGAAAAGGCACACTGGACTTTTTCGTACATGGTTAGTTGAGGCAGCTCAAGGAAAAGGAATTGGAACGGAACTTTTAAATTATACGATTGAATGGTGTAAGACTCATGAATTACATAAATTATGCTTGACCGTTTTTGCATCAAATGGATTAGCACATAAACTTTACGAAAGATTTGGGTTTGTAGAAGAAGGGATACAAAAGGATCAAGTCAAAATTAATGGAAAATATGATGACGAAGTTTTTATGGCTTATTTTTTAAAGTGA
- a CDS encoding HPr family phosphocarrier protein, with protein MRVKDLTITRLFTVNSFIEVANIANKFESEIMIVGPNFKTDAKSLLGLLATIQTGTNIRIEAAGEDEEEAIKECIKLFL; from the coding sequence ATGCGAGTTAAAGATCTAACAATTACACGTCTTTTTACGGTCAACTCATTTATTGAAGTGGCAAATATCGCGAATAAATTTGAGTCAGAAATTATGATTGTAGGACCAAACTTTAAAACAGATGCTAAAAGTTTATTAGGATTACTGGCAACCATTCAAACAGGAACAAATATTAGAATTGAAGCAGCTGGAGAGGATGAAGAAGAAGCTATAAAGGAATGTATTAAGCTTTTTTTATAA
- a CDS encoding methionine aminopeptidase, with amino-acid sequence MNFLRGLSEWKQARIEKVRADMESLGRCPDCRGRGFTSSLTSVYTPTYDAVFDCPGCNGTGQYAEWNGNVDQY; translated from the coding sequence TTGAATTTTCTTCGTGGATTATCAGAATGGAAGCAGGCGAGAATCGAGAAAGTTCGCGCTGATATGGAATCTTTAGGAAGATGCCCTGACTGTAGGGGAAGAGGTTTTACATCATCCTTAACAAGTGTTTATACACCTACGTATGATGCTGTGTTTGATTGTCCAGGTTGCAATGGTACTGGGCAATATGCAGAATGGAATGGAAATGTTGACCAATATTAA
- a CDS encoding PH domain-containing protein, whose product MGILDGLMGNVSEVDSKSVEKELEVIVTENENIEKAYKLIRDLIVFTNTRLILIDKQGVTGKKVEYHSIPYKSITHFSVETAGSFDLDAELKIWISSTANPVSKQFKKDKSIYDVQKALASYVTK is encoded by the coding sequence ATGGGTATTTTAGACGGACTAATGGGTAATGTCTCAGAAGTTGATAGTAAATCAGTTGAAAAAGAATTAGAAGTAATTGTTACCGAAAATGAAAATATTGAGAAAGCTTACAAATTGATCCGTGATTTAATTGTCTTTACAAACACAAGATTAATCCTAATTGATAAGCAGGGGGTAACAGGGAAGAAAGTGGAATATCATTCAATCCCTTACAAAAGCATCACCCATTTTAGTGTAGAAACGGCTGGAAGCTTTGACTTAGATGCAGAACTAAAAATTTGGATTTCAAGTACTGCCAATCCAGTTTCCAAACAATTTAAAAAAGACAAAAGTATATATGATGTCCAAAAGGCATTAGCATCTTATGTAACAAAATAA
- a CDS encoding cold-shock protein, with product MQQGTVKWFNAEKGFGFIEVEGGDDVFVHFSAIQGEGFKSLDEGQKVTFEVEQGQRGPQATNVNKA from the coding sequence ATGCAACAAGGTACAGTAAAATGGTTTAACGCAGAAAAAGGTTTCGGTTTCATCGAAGTTGAAGGTGGAGACGATGTATTCGTACATTTCTCAGCTATCCAAGGCGAAGGATTTAAATCTTTAGACGAAGGTCAAAAAGTGACTTTTGAAGTTGAACAAGGTCAACGTGGACCACAAGCAACTAACGTAAACAAAGCATAA
- a CDS encoding nucleobase:cation symporter-2 family protein, which produces MKHSLKDLSLGIQHVLAMYAGAVVVPLIVGSAIGLTGAQLTYLVAIDIFMCGIATFLQVWKNRFFGIGLPVVLGCTFTAVGPMIAIGTEYGVSSIYGAILMSGLIVILISSIFGKLVRFFPPVVTGSVVTIIGITLIPVAMNNMAGGEGSADFGSTENLLLAFGVLILIILLNRFFTGFIRAISILIGIIAGTIAAGFLGMVDLQPVSEASWFNIGKPFYFGTPTFELAPILTMTIVAIVSMVESTGVYFALSDICKKKINEKDLARGYRAEGVAYMLGAIFNAFPYTAFSQNVGLVQMSGIKTNRVIYITAGMLIGLGLVPKIAALATIIPSSVLGGAMVAMFGMVVAYGIKMLGQVSFASQENLLIVACSVGLGLGVTVVPEIFAGLPESVKILTNSGIVAGSVTAIILNIIFNIIPSGQKQKQEQEARLQSQAS; this is translated from the coding sequence ATGAAACATTCATTAAAAGATTTATCTTTAGGAATTCAACATGTTCTAGCGATGTATGCAGGAGCAGTTGTAGTACCGTTAATTGTTGGAAGTGCAATAGGTTTAACGGGTGCTCAGTTAACATATTTAGTTGCCATTGATATTTTTATGTGCGGAATCGCAACATTCTTACAAGTGTGGAAGAATCGCTTTTTTGGAATTGGCTTACCTGTTGTTCTTGGTTGTACGTTTACGGCAGTAGGGCCAATGATTGCAATTGGAACAGAATATGGTGTTTCATCTATTTATGGAGCAATACTTATGTCCGGACTCATCGTTATTTTAATATCTTCTATATTTGGTAAACTAGTAAGGTTTTTTCCTCCAGTTGTAACTGGATCAGTTGTTACAATTATTGGTATTACATTAATACCAGTTGCAATGAACAATATGGCAGGAGGAGAGGGAAGTGCAGACTTTGGGTCTACTGAAAATCTCCTTTTAGCTTTTGGTGTTTTAATCTTAATCATTCTATTAAATCGTTTTTTTACAGGCTTTATTAGAGCAATTTCAATCTTAATAGGAATTATCGCAGGTACTATTGCAGCGGGCTTTTTGGGAATGGTAGATCTTCAACCTGTTTCAGAGGCATCTTGGTTTAATATTGGAAAGCCATTTTATTTTGGAACACCAACATTTGAACTAGCTCCGATCTTAACAATGACAATCGTTGCCATTGTCAGCATGGTTGAATCAACAGGAGTGTATTTCGCATTATCAGATATTTGTAAGAAAAAGATTAACGAGAAGGACTTAGCTCGTGGATATCGTGCAGAAGGTGTTGCTTATATGCTTGGAGCTATTTTTAATGCTTTTCCATATACAGCATTTTCGCAAAACGTTGGGCTTGTACAAATGTCAGGGATTAAAACGAATCGTGTAATTTATATTACTGCTGGTATGTTAATTGGATTAGGTCTTGTTCCGAAAATCGCAGCATTAGCTACAATCATTCCATCATCTGTACTAGGTGGAGCAATGGTTGCGATGTTTGGAATGGTCGTTGCTTATGGAATTAAAATGTTAGGGCAGGTTTCTTTTGCCTCACAAGAAAATTTACTGATTGTTGCTTGCTCTGTTGGTTTAGGATTAGGTGTTACAGTTGTTCCTGAAATCTTTGCTGGTTTACCAGAGTCTGTGAAAATTTTAACGAATAGCGGCATTGTAGCAGGCAGTGTAACAGCCATAATATTGAATATCATTTTTAATATTATTCCATCAGGTCAAAAACAAAAGCAAGAACAAGAGGCTAGATTACAAAGTCAAGCTTCTTAA
- a CDS encoding VWA-like domain-containing protein, translated as MKWQKQLLSKLTERNGKKIALAIDTSTNQTNTLLIQNIVKLFGEVTPNALLVQADFKIRSITPIKEDKITYYTHGKSSYTEVLEWAEKEEIDTLFYITDVTGYFYDELQVTNEVFWLVPDEFVPKVPFGKAIRVA; from the coding sequence ATGAAATGGCAAAAGCAATTACTTTCTAAATTAACAGAACGAAACGGAAAGAAAATAGCTCTAGCAATAGATACTTCTACAAATCAGACGAATACACTATTGATACAAAATATAGTTAAGTTATTTGGAGAAGTAACCCCTAATGCATTACTAGTGCAAGCTGATTTTAAAATAAGAAGCATCACTCCTATTAAGGAAGATAAAATTACTTATTATACTCATGGAAAGTCCTCGTATACTGAAGTGCTTGAGTGGGCTGAAAAAGAAGAAATAGACACCCTCTTTTATATAACGGATGTAACTGGATATTTCTATGATGAACTTCAGGTAACCAATGAAGTTTTTTGGTTGGTACCTGATGAATTTGTTCCAAAAGTACCATTTGGAAAGGCAATCAGGGTAGCTTAA